In the genome of Phragmites australis chromosome 9, lpPhrAust1.1, whole genome shotgun sequence, the window AGAGTTGGTGCTGGCGCAAGAGCTGCAGGACTACACAGACATGGTGAAGATGATCCGCCCACGAGCTACTGTAAATTAAGATGCCATCGAAGAACACCAGtacgaaccgcctgtggaagGGCCGCAGGACCGCGTTCATGAGAGCTTGAAAGGTCGCTGGTGCGTTGGTGAGGCCGGATGACAAGACGAGGAATTCGAATAGGCCCTCATGTGTGCGGATCGCCATCTTCGAAATGTCGGCCATATGCATCCGGACTTAATGGTAGCCCGAGCGCAAGTCCAGCTTGGTGAAGAACCTTGCACCCTTGAGCTTGTCCAAGAGCTCGTCGACAACCAGGATGGGGAACTTGTCATTTATCGTCTTCTCGTTCAATGTGCGGTAGTCCACGCAAAAACACCACGAGTCGTCATGCTTCTTCACCAAGAGCACTGGAGACGAGTAGGCTGAAGATCTTGGTCTAATGAGACCTTGCTGCAACATTGCTGCACCACTGGAGGCGCTCCAGGTATAAGATGGATGCAGTGGTCACAGTTCGTGGCGGTGGCAGTCCGTTCGGTTCCGTGAAGATGTCCTAGAACTCATCAAGTAGGGCCTCCATCAAGTGAAGGGTTGAACAGGCGCGCAGGGAATGGTGAGGCCTTCTTCCCTCTAGGCCAGTCCAGGTGACTTGGTGATCGCATCGCTAGAATGTCAGCGTCATCCGGTCGAAATCCCAAAGGATCGGCTCTAGGGTGCGTAGCCACTGCACCCCGAGGACCACATCATGTGTGCCCAAGGCGATGATGAATagtgtaacaccccaaatttcaatttttgcaataatttaaaattttgctagaaattaaataggtggttgcaattttgttcaataggaaagttaatttctaaatttaaattatcctaggataatgtttgatgcattcatgccattatagatgcattaaggtttttattgtgtggaattTGCTAAGTTTCGCTAGTTGGCGCTCGTTTAAAAAAAACCCTTTGCGACAATTGGTTTAAAATAAAATGGAAACCCCTTTTTGGTTCAAAAgcataaaagaaaaacacttcAAAATAACAAAAACCTTCTCAGGCCGTTTCTTCCTTTAATCCGGCCCAAACAtgcctctctcccctttcctttctccctccgggccttttctttttctttcttttcccgccGGCCCATCTCTCTCTCGGGCCGTGCCTCTCCTTTCCTCCCGTGTGGGCCGCCTCGTCCGAGCCGGCCTGCTACGCTAGGCCGAGCCTCCCCCTCCCGCCCTCTGTTCCGCTGCCAAGCAGGCCCACCCGAGCCAAGCCAAGCTTCGCCCATccgcccgagccgagccgcgccAACCCGCCGGCTCTGCTTCTTCAACCTCCGGCGCGCCCGATCCCCTCCGCCAGCTCGCCACCGAATCGGCGCCTCCCCGCGCCCCCTCCCCTTCCAAAATCGGCTGGATTCAATGCCATAACTCCCCACTGAGTGATTCCGCCCGTTTCCCCCTTCTCTACCTCTCTCTATTGCCCAATCAAAGCAAGAAAACCGACACCATTGAACGCCATGGTCGCCGGCCGCTTCTCTTCAAATTTTGGCCGATGCTCTCCCTATCTCGCGTATTTAAGCCATCCATCATCTCCCTTGCGACGTCCCGTGCATTTTGCacccgtttccccctccttttCCACTCGGATTCTTCCCCGATGCCGGCTTCTTCTTCACCGCCGGTGAGtgtgcgccgccgccaccatttTCGCGCCGCCATGTCATCTCCGGCCTCTCTAACCGCCTTCTCAGCTTCGCAGGAGAACGAGACGGCTTCTCCGCCGCCCCTCGGCGCCTCTCCGTCACCGTAGCCATCGCCCATCGAGCTACGACCCCCGTCGGCCGCCCTCCTTTGTCGCCAGCCGCCACCAAGCCGTATCCAGCCACTGTGAAGCCTCGGTGAGGACCCCCTGCCCCTCCTCTCCGTTTTACTCTTTTTCCCGTCGCAAACGGAGCCCGGATGCGCACTTTGCGCATCTCCGGCGAGCCCCGCCGCCATGCGTCGCCGTCAGCTGGCCGCTGCCCGAGCTTGCACCGCCGGCCAAAGCCCTTTTGATTCCTGGCCGTCGGATCTGAGATGAATGATCCGGATTAGAAGCAAAATAACTCTTCGCCCAGCCAATCACATAATTCCACGTGTCGTCTCCATAATCCCAATCCGCCGCAGAGCCACGTCGTCGTCCATATCAGCCTGCCATGTCATCCAATCTGCCTATGTGTCAATACCACGTCATCGAAGCCTTTATCGAGTCATTTCTGAATCATAATAATTCAGGAAAATAGCAAtcttgcactttagcccctagacttctCTGTAACCACATAAAAGCTCTGTACTTTTATAGAAACCCCCggatttgttttataaataagattttcagtataaaaacaattcggtaattctctgaaattcaagtaaaatttgcagaatagcccctataacttcaaaagctcaatactttttgctcgtagctcctatttaggcgattttcacgctcaaacgATCGTAGCATCGCgtagattctgtttatagggtttttatctagttttaggaatgtttggtgtactgttcttatgttagattgtgtgctcgtgtagatgattcagtccaggagttcggcaactttcaggaggaatattttgaaggacctatgcaacacttcgacgaaggcaagtgtcttgaccatgttgtaaacccagtttttacataaagctagtctttgtcaaatatgcatgctgttttacaaaaatgggtagtatagcaaatactagtgttagatatagatgttttttccatacaagatcatcatgtttatgcttagccatgctttagatgaacatgtagcgtgtaggtgatgaatcttgagttatgaactaaaaattgatataggaagaatatcatggaaactaatgttgttaagggagttaacaataaagataattggggttttgggcaagaaagggctacttttcccagcatggttggttgtttggtagtatacccttatggggttattggaggtcttgcccagaccattttaaggaccggttcatggaccgaacatccatggcaaacagagcaaccatgagaccaatatggtacggcttggcctagtaactagatgttctcccattattgtatgagccaatcggatgtgtagataaggaagggttacttcctgattctacccggcacaagagggggcttctggggtggagggttactctaCTTATGtacagcggtgaaacctcagtgggcaagtgcatactgggagactctctgaaaaagcctcgtagtgatctcttggcgcacaccccggaagtgtgtaaggtaccatcaggtgccggcaacagagaagatcacgactcgtgggtaaagtgtgcaaactctgcagagtgtcaaactgaatattcagccgtgctcacggttatgagcagcatggaccctcacatgattagtcgggtggttgtttttcttggtttgggaattgggttgaattcccggaggttaaagaaaatctttggtatatcttttcccggttaaaataaaaatttgttttccatagttcagggctaaaaatcggcttttatgcaaatgaaaccctagagaataggaagccttgtttcaagccaccatatcaaattcattttccccccacttgttgagtattggaaatactcacgcttgctgtttcagaaggtgaaacctttgaagaatttcctgaggacgacttccccgaggatgatgccgagttctaggcttgtggaactcttggtcggctgcctgttggcttggagctgcgccgttcctttttccgctgtggtgttcttttctttagacccatgtgtggtcattttgtaataatttagcgttgtaataagaagcactgtgtctattacactaatgaagtcgctatatgtatgattaaactgatcctggcatacatatagtttacatctggttttggtcttaaaaccgggtgtgacaaataGATCGGCTGAGAAGTCCTCCTCGTCGATGCTTGTGCCAATGCCGCGACATAGCCTCAACGACGGAACGTGGTCACCATTGGCTACTGCGATGCTAAGACCCGGATGTGGCCATAGGGACAGCCCAGCCAGCGCGGCCGCCTCCTCCAAGATGAAGTTATGGGTGGAGCTGGAGTTGACGAGGGCATGGAATTGGCGGCCCCCAATCGTCACAGATAGTCGCATGGACTCGCTGTGATGGATGCCTGCTAACGCGTGCAGTGAAATCTTCGGCTCGttatcgtcttcctcctcatatCCACCATTGTCCTGGGGAAAATCAAGGACTAAGCGAAATAGCTTCTTGCATTTGTGGTCAGAGGTGAACTTCTCGTTGCAATTGTAGCATAACCCCTTGGCGCGGCGGTCCGCCATCTCTGCTGGCGTGAGGAACTTGAAGCGATGAGGTTTTCCTGTTCCAACCCTCAAGGCAGCCTCACCCATGGCCATGTCCTTGGACACCGAGGACGCACGTGTCGTGGAAGTCTGACTCTTTACCGGCTTGGAGGACGCCTGCACTGGGGCGCGCCGCTCGAATGAGGCTCATCGCCTCTTCCAGCAGGTGTGGTCGTTGGAGTGAGACATCTATTCGCAGGGGGTCCATCAAGCCGGCGACGAAGATTTGTGTCTGTTTTCGTTTTGTCATGTCCTCACAGCGACAGAGCAAGGCCAGGAATTGTTCCTGGTATTTGGCCACCATGCCGGTCTGCCGCAGCTGGGTTAGCTCACCAAGATGGTTGTTCTTGATGGGCGGCCCGAAGCGACGATTGACATGAGCAACGAACTCCAGCCACGTCGGTGTGCCATGGTCGCGTTCCAGCCGGAAGTACCACTGTTGGGTGCTGTCTTCCATGTGGAATGAAGCATACCACACCTTGTGTGATTCGGGCATCTACACACCCCTAAAGAATTGCTCACAATGATTAATCCATGGAAGTGGATCGCTTTTACCATCATAGAGGGGAAAACCGAGCTTGTGCAGGCGTGGATTCAATTGGTCGCCCGACGACTGCTCTTCCCAGGCCAAGGACTTGGGCCTAGCCTTGCGGCGGTGGTCGTTCCGCTCGTGGAGGTTCCTTTGGGCGGACCATTGTTCTCCAGGTGAGATAGTGCCACGTTGTGCGCCACCACTTCATTCTTCAGGTCGCTGATGTCGCCCTTGATCGAAGGGATCTGATCGGTGTTCAACTGCTGGTTCTTCAGTTGCTCAACCAAGGCCTTGACGTGATGGTTAAGGTCCTCCAAGCTCTTGAGGATGCCATCGATGACGGGTGAGTCTGCCATCGGTATCAGAATAGATGGCTCTGGTACCGAATTGTCACAACCCCGGCTAATAGATGATCGAGGGCGAAGGAAATATCAATGAGAAGGAGCATGCAGAGCTGCTCGCTTGAACCTAGATGGAGCCGTGATGGCAACGTCGTCCCAGGCGCAAGGAGCAGAGGTGGAGAACGAACTgagtcttttctttttctcccctcTCAATTGCTCACTGATGGCTTACATATATAGCCTCCAGCCTAACAATAAAATCTAACCTTCCAACTAACTACTAACTTCTATCTCTTATCTTATCTCAGCAAATCAATCTAAATAATCCAACTCTAGCAATCTGCTAACCAACTCTAATAATCCTAACTACTGACGAGACTAGTTCAGCCACGGTTGGAAGAATCCTGGCGCGACTCCTGCGGCCTGGAATGGCGACGCCGCGCGTACTGCTGGCCCTACATGACAATTGCCTTAATTATTTCTTTGTGCCCATTTATACATGACCACGAATAGGACCATGTAATATTTACGAGTTACGTTCCCCTTTTCTTTTGGCTATTTCACTTTTACCTAGCTGGCACTGATGTTTGCACATGTAATATTTCACTTTGTGGCCATTTAGTTTGTTTTAGACAAAGGCAAAGGGGGAGACCCCTTCTATTTCTAGTATTAGAAACCAGGTTCATTACAACATAAACTATAGAATATGGTTTCACTGTTGATTCTAAACAGGCTTACACTGTCGGTTTTGGAACTGGCAGTATGTAAGCGGTAGTGGTAGCTAGGTTGCTATCACTACCGGGCCTTTCTAACCGACGGTGATGATATTTtcgaaaaacaaaaataaaaagatgacCACCTAGGCGTCGTCGTGCCCAGGCATCGTCATGCACAGGCGCCGCAGCGGCTCATCCACCACACGTTGCCCTGAACAGAAAAATGTGGTGGCACGAAGGCCACTGCCACAACACACCCTACCGATGGAAGCCTCGCCGGATCCGCGTCCCATGCCGCCGCCCCACCATGACCTCGTGTGCAGACGTCGACACGCCCGCTCCTTGCCGTGGCTCGTCCACCGTGTGCCCTGCCTAGAAAAATACGGCAGCACGAAGGTCGCCACCACAACACACCCTATTGATGGAAGCCTTGCTGGATCCTTGTGCTCCACATAGCGCCGCGCTCCTCGACCTCCACACGCTGCCACCACAGAAAGATAGAAGGCGGTGAGGGTGGCGACTATGAAGAGGGCGGTGAGGGCAGCGGCTGTGAGCTCAGAAGGAGGGATTGGATCTTGGCGGAGGTGGCCATGagcgagaaagagagaggggggatgGGAGGTGGGTGCAGCTGTGGTCGTGtgcgagagagaggagggacgagatgtgggtggcgACGGTACTTGGGAAGAAGGGGATCGATAGGAGGATCGAGGTGGGCGGTGGCGACGCTTGGGAGGATGGGGATTGACGAGATCGAGgtgggcagagagagagagagagagagagagagagagagagagagagagagagagagagagagagagagagaagtatTGTCAGGTTCGGACTTAGAGATTTTTTAGGCTGGGGATGGGATGTGAACATGAACACGAGACGACTAAAATGGATTCAATTCGAAATCAGGGTCCAGCTCTAAGGTTCACTACCAGTTTATAACAAAGACCGACAGTGACACTATCACTACTGATTTTTgttataaaccggcagtgatactgtTTTTCTTATGAACTAACAGTGAAAatagtatcactatcggttttaaTTGATCCAGTAGTGATGAGATGACAAATAAGACTATTTCTATACTAGTGTAAGCACATAGAAAGTTTTGACGATTTAGTGCCTTCACACAAACATTTTTGCATTGCTGAGCCTAATTATGTTGACCATAGATATTAGGATAATCCAAGGAAAAAAAGGATGGAATCGCTATAAACTGCGGCTGTGTACAAATATTCAACCATTCTCCGTTTACAACTCTGTGATTAGTTAGAGAAGATAGTAAGATGTCGTGTCTTGAGCATTCATGTTAATTGCAGTTGCAAGTAGCATGTGTTGTTTCCAAAAAACATATCAGTATACATTTCAAATGCAATGCAGTGTTTCATCCATAGACAACACTTTCATGTTGCAATGTAAGGAAATGCTTTTTTGGAATGGAAACTTTTATCATTATAAATTGAAAATTCAGACAGTGATGTGTCTTTGACCTGCAATTCTCAGGGGTCACGACCATCTTGTCTGCTCTGGTTGCTAGAGTTTTCTGATGTATCCAGCCAGTGCAACATTAGTATCCTTCCTAGTTTGCAGTACTGCCACCACCGTGCCGACTCGAATGCCTGAAGGTTTGGGCCTATCAGACCCTTAAGCCATTGCATGAAGCTATCatgtttttatttggtttagtTCCTTTGGTCCAAGCTTTATGTGTGCAGATGTCATAATGTTTTTGTCTTTTTCACCATTGTTCAGAATTATTTTGTTTAGATTGCCTCGGTTATTCATTTtcttaaaataatttattcagTTATGTACATATGTGTACCTCATTTTTATGTCCTCTATTGTGTCTTGGGGGTTGTTTTGTGGTCATCATGAAGAGGAAGTTCACTAGATTATCTACAGACAtatttagggtctgtttgttttaggTTGTTTCTGTcttctgcttctgtcagaaACCCAGAAGGCAGAAGACTATTTCtgaggaaatgaactagaaCCTAAGAAATtagctgagagtagcttttctgaggagtagtgtgctgagaaatcaaaaaattattataaaattcaacagctaaaattaaaaatagctttttaaaaaaataaaaagacaaCTTTTCAAAGAAGCTAGAAACAGAAACTAAACAAACAGTTCCTTATATGTTTACTCCAAAAGGAGTACAGTAGGTTTTATGAACTGATAGTAACTGTATTGTCTCTTGTTGTATCAAGAAGGTAAATTCACTGAGTATAAATTGCAAAGGAGAATAGCGTAAATAAGAAATCAAAAGGAAATTGATGGGACTGCTATGTCGATTGGCAGTGGTAACAGAGAAAAACAAGATGGTCACATGCTTTttcttaaatatttttttatcaatatcaAGTGCACTTTTCTGGTATATTCGTTATTTTCGGTACTCTTTGAGAATGCATGACATCTCACGTACCCATGATGGTGACTTGATGAGCACTAGCGGTTTTTAATTACAATTTCAGTTTTATCCAGTTTTTTTAGATGGTGGAATACCCCTatttaaatcattttttttcttcaagcaGCATataatcactactacagaaccggtTAAAAGTAGCGCATCATCAATGCCGGTTAGGCTAAAACCGATACCGATAgtgtatcagtgctagttcgtAACACAATCAGACAGAAACCTGTCTATTCAAGtaaaaatcgacactgataattgATAGTAACAGTGCTAGGTTTTGTTATCAATCGGCACTGAAGGGTGGAGCTGAACCcaaaatttttattaaattcaTTTAAGTCGCATCTGGCTCTATCTCTGTCAGTCTCACGCTCTCTCTCATGCTCACTCTCTGTCacaatctctctgtctctctcacACTTATCTCTCCCCCTCTATCTCTCACGCTTTCTCCACACACTTGACGGTGTGCTCCACAGGCAAATAGAGAGTGGCGGTCGAGACCCATGGGCGACGGAGGCTGAGATTCACGGGCGGAGCAGGGCCGAGAGGTGACGAGGAGCAAAGGAGCTCGGTGCAGGGAAGACTCCGATGGGGCTGCAGCTTGGGGAAGAAGGATAGGTGCGGCGGTCAGATCTGCTCCCCCAGCGGCGCGGAGAGGCGGCCGAGGGCAGGGCAGCACGGATCTAGGGCGACCGTTACTCGGTGGGGCGGCTACGGATCCGCACGCATAGAGGCGACGCAGATTCGGGGGGCCCGCGCGAGCCAGTGGCCACCGCTAGCAGATCTGATGGCACCAATGACGCCGGCGGCGCGGCACGATGGGCCGCTGTGGAAGGTCATGACCGAGGTGTGGAGGTGCAAGGCCAAGCACCGGCTCTCCACCGGTATCCCATCGCTGGGGCTGACGATGTCGTTGACGCTCCAGCGCTTTAGCATCCACAGGCCGGACCGAGGTGAGGTGCAAGAGTTCTGCGTCCTCAATCTGTCCCTCCACACCTTCTCCCTCATCGAGATCAAGAAGGCCACATGCAACTTCAACAAAGGTCATCACTCTCATGACCTCCATTAACACATCAGCTCGCGAGCTTCGCCTCCAAAAACTCATCTATGGATGCTCGCGTGCATGCAGAGAACGTGGTGGGTAGGGGAGGGTTCGTGAAAGTGTATCGTGCAGCCTCCCTGGTGGGGAGCTGGTGGCGGTGAAGAAGCTAATGGCAACGCAGCGCAGGGACCGGATGGAGTCGACAGTGGGCTCGGCTCAATTCATCAAGCTGGCTCATTTATCGGACTTTTTTTGTTTCGATAAAAcctcatcagtaccggttccaaaatcggcactgatagtgccggttccaaaaccgaCACTGTTGAGATtttggaaccagcactgatgaggtgttttaAAGTTGTGAATATATGATATGAATCTCATCCTTTGTTATGCTATACAAGCATTTGGTAGAAACACACACAATCAAGGATGGTTAATATGGTATATTTCTCTATAAATAATTCAGAATCCTATTGTTATCattataataaataataaaactgGATCACATGTGATTAGACATTTTCAACAAATCTATGCGTTATCATATAAATATCTCTTTAAGATATATGTCATCTTCACATATTTGTGTTTTTGGTTGATTACAATTTTATTACCATCGTGAtgcatttttaaaaaatattatctgATTTAGATCACGTATATTACACGTGCAGGCTTACTTTTTAACTAAAACATTTAACTAATCCCATGACCACTTGATCATTTTAAATTGCAGATCGACCAGCAATTGACATACAGATAAATCAGATGATGCAGTGCCCACACCATACAGTACTACGCTTTTTATTATGCCACAGTGGTAGTATGCATGTCACATAGATTTGGAGAAGCATACACAGTTTAATTCGATTCACTTACCTACGACTCTGCATGCACATACGATACAGGTCCTTACGCAGGAAGCAATACACATACATGTACGTACACCTACCAGGCTACCACGCTGCTAGCTTGCTAGCCCAATTGAGATCACAGTCACAGCTCGTTGTGTGAGCTGTAGAGGAACGTCGGTGGCGAGAACATGGAGTAGCTGTTGTCGATCAGCTGCGGCGAGAAGctgtcctcgtcgtcgtcgtactCCCAAGCCGGCGCCGGGACGtggccgccggcggcggcagcgtccGACGACACATCCGTGCTGACGGGGCTGGGCTCCGCGCCCGACTGCGGCTCGGCCTGCAGGCTGGCCCCGCTGCTGTCCTCGGCGTCGACGTCGATCgcggcgccgctgccgccggtgTACCGGGACGGGTCGGCGTGGCGGCCGGTGAGCTCCTGCACGAGCGCGCGGAAGCTCGCCGCGCTGGTCGTCACGCGCACGGGGTTGCCTATGTACACCACCTTGATCGGCTtcttcccgccgccgccgccgccgccgccggcggcacCCTTCCCCTTGCGCTTGGCGCCCGAGCTGGTgctggccgccgccgctcccctgTGGGCACTACTCTTGGAACCGTACTGATTCCTGTGAATCCTGTCCATGGGCGGCCGCCGATCTACTGATCAACGAACTGAGCTCACAATCAAAGGGTGCTGAGTGGAGGGTGGAGTGGCAATGGTGTGGAAGGACAGTATATAAGAGGGCGGACGATTCCAGATTTAGTAGCCATCAAAGGACAACAGGGACAGAAGTAGCAATACCAACGGACTTTTAGGAACGACGCCTCTGGATGAGAGCTAAGTGAAACTCCCAATTATCTGAAAATGGTATGGTGTACCTGCGTGGGGAGATGATCACGTGTGGACATAGAAGGAGACGGAGG includes:
- the LOC133929845 gene encoding uncharacterized protein LOC133929845; this encodes MDRIHRNQYGSKSSAHRGAAAASTSSGAKRKGKGAAGGGGGGGGKKPIKVVYIGNPVRVTTSAASFRALVQELTGRHADPSRYTGGSGAAIDVDAEDSSGASLQAEPQSGAEPSPVSTDVSSDAAAAGGHVPAPAWEYDDDEDSFSPQLIDNSYSMFSPPTFLYSSHNEL